From Thermosipho affectus, a single genomic window includes:
- a CDS encoding S-layer homology domain-containing protein, producing the protein MKRLLVIVAMVLVSAFIFAELKDVPENHWAYDSVMMLEKAGIVTGYPDGTFRGASNITRYELAVFLARVMNLLEKEIQKVSVTVDVHENDINALYEISGSLKKALKDVAKKEDVEVLSKRLDVIDKDVIRIYESLTKKVSSEDVEKMINKSLDSINGQINFLYKKVTLAEENAAKYTDEKYTELSAKLLNVETNVNNAIPMLRNLVYQNSESIKSLDARLVKYINVKIKGVDRKLSEIKDIAQFNSDTLNGLAAKLGEVEYALRKQIEKTNKNVEGLKTEVTNVKAAVDENKSAIETKAAKEDLDAVSKKVDSTNMLSIFGLILGVVGVGLGVYAAFIK; encoded by the coding sequence ATGAAAAGATTGTTAGTTATTGTTGCTATGGTTTTAGTTTCAGCGTTTATTTTTGCAGAACTAAAAGACGTACCAGAGAATCATTGGGCATACGATTCAGTAATGATGTTAGAGAAAGCGGGTATTGTAACAGGTTATCCAGATGGAACATTTAGGGGGGCTAGTAACATAACAAGGTATGAACTTGCGGTGTTTTTGGCACGTGTAATGAATTTACTTGAAAAAGAGATTCAAAAGGTTTCTGTAACAGTTGATGTTCATGAAAACGACATAAATGCTTTATATGAAATTTCCGGAAGCTTAAAAAAGGCACTTAAAGATGTAGCAAAAAAAGAAGATGTTGAGGTTTTATCAAAGAGGTTAGATGTTATTGATAAAGATGTTATCAGGATTTATGAATCTTTAACAAAGAAAGTTTCATCTGAAGATGTAGAAAAAATGATTAATAAATCTTTGGATTCAATAAACGGTCAAATTAATTTCTTGTACAAAAAAGTAACATTAGCTGAAGAAAATGCCGCTAAATATACAGATGAAAAATATACAGAGCTATCTGCTAAATTATTGAATGTTGAAACAAATGTTAATAATGCAATTCCAATGTTGAGAAATCTTGTTTATCAAAATTCAGAGAGTATAAAATCTCTTGATGCAAGGTTGGTTAAATACATAAACGTAAAGATAAAAGGTGTAGATAGAAAATTAAGTGAGATAAAGGATATAGCACAATTTAATTCGGATACTTTAAATGGTCTTGCCGCAAAACTTGGAGAAGTAGAATATGCTTTAAGGAAACAGATTGAAAAGACTAATAAGAATGTTGAAGGGTTAAAAACAGAGGTAACTAATGTAAAGGCAGCAGTAGATGAAAATAAATCCGCAATTGAAACAAAAGCAGCAAAGGAAGATTTAGATGCTGTATCTAAGAAAGTGGATTCAACAAATATGCTTTCGATATTTGGTTTAATTTTAGGTGTCGTTGGTGTTGGCTTGGGTGTATATGCAGCATTTATTAAATAA
- the eno gene encoding phosphopyruvate hydratase: MYIEIIDVFAREVLDSRGNPTVEVEVMLEDGSIGRAIVPSGASTGKFEALELRDGDKRYGGKGVLKAVENVNEKIAPKLLGLNAYDQTFIDKTLLEIDGTENKSNIGANAILGVSMAVARAAANSLDLPLYKYLGGVNAKVLPVPLMNVINGGAHADNNLDIQEFMIVPAGAPSFREALRYGAETFHALKKILKEAGHVTAVGDEGGFAPNLNSNEEAIQVLIKAIETAGYVPGKDIFIALDVAASEFYNEETKKYFIDGSEKTSDELIEYYESLVNKYPIISIEDPFDQEDWESYSKFNEKLGKKVQIVGDDLYVTNVKRLAKGIEVKATNSILIKLNQIGSVTETLNAIEMAKTNNMTNVISHRSGETEDTFIADLAVATNAGQIKTGSLSRSERISKYNQLLRIEEELGEVAEYRGLKAFYSIDK, encoded by the coding sequence ATGTACATTGAAATTATTGATGTTTTTGCAAGAGAAGTGCTCGATTCCCGCGGAAATCCTACTGTTGAAGTTGAAGTTATGCTTGAAGATGGTTCTATTGGAAGGGCAATTGTACCTTCAGGGGCATCTACTGGAAAATTTGAAGCGTTAGAATTAAGAGATGGTGATAAAAGATACGGAGGAAAAGGAGTATTAAAGGCAGTTGAAAATGTGAACGAAAAAATTGCCCCTAAATTGTTAGGATTAAACGCATATGATCAAACCTTTATTGATAAAACATTACTTGAAATTGATGGAACGGAAAATAAAAGTAATATAGGTGCAAATGCAATTTTAGGTGTATCAATGGCAGTTGCAAGAGCAGCAGCAAATTCATTAGATTTACCACTTTATAAATATCTTGGTGGAGTTAACGCAAAAGTATTACCTGTGCCATTAATGAATGTTATTAATGGTGGAGCTCACGCGGACAATAATTTGGATATTCAAGAATTTATGATAGTACCAGCAGGTGCACCAAGCTTTAGAGAAGCCCTAAGATATGGAGCAGAAACCTTCCATGCATTAAAGAAAATTCTAAAAGAAGCAGGTCATGTTACGGCTGTTGGTGATGAAGGTGGATTTGCACCAAATCTTAATAGTAATGAAGAGGCTATACAAGTTTTAATTAAAGCAATTGAAACAGCAGGATATGTTCCTGGAAAAGATATATTCATTGCGTTGGATGTTGCCGCAAGTGAATTTTACAATGAGGAGACGAAAAAATACTTTATTGATGGTTCTGAAAAAACGTCAGACGAATTAATAGAATATTACGAATCTCTTGTGAACAAATATCCTATTATTTCAATTGAAGACCCATTTGATCAAGAAGATTGGGAATCATATAGTAAATTTAATGAAAAATTAGGCAAAAAAGTTCAGATTGTCGGGGACGATTTATACGTTACTAACGTAAAAAGACTAGCAAAAGGAATAGAAGTAAAAGCAACAAATTCGATATTAATTAAATTAAACCAAATAGGTTCAGTTACAGAAACACTTAATGCAATAGAAATGGCAAAAACAAATAACATGACTAATGTTATTTCACATAGGTCTGGAGAAACCGAAGATACGTTTATTGCGGATTTAGCAGTTGCCACAAATGCGGGACAAATTAAGACAGGATCCCTTTCAAGAAGTGAAAGAATTTCAAAATACAACCAATTATTGAGAATAGAAGAAGAACTTGGAGAAGTTGCTGAATACAGGGGATTAAAAGCGTTTTATTCGATAGATAAATAA
- the uvrA gene encoding excinuclease ABC subunit UvrA: protein MDYIVVKGAKVHNLKNITVKIPKNKLTVITGLSGSGKSSLALDTIYIEGQRRYLESLSSYARQFIGNLKKPDVESIEGLSPSIAIDQKSVSHNPRSTVGTITEIYDLLRVLYAKIGEPHCYKCGRKLEKMSIDEIVKDVYKNFDGKRIYVESPIAIEKKGTFKDVFEKLLEKGYVRVEVDNKIYRIEEVPELNKNIRHNIFLVVDRLKLKADKDTKYRIFDSIELALKEGNGVIYIKNMDDNTTKIYSEKMMCPTCGISMPEITPKLFSFNSPYGACQRCHGLGFTLEVDPEKVIDFDKPVFEAIQIGHKEDGWIPRKIKKILKIYGGSPEKPFRELSEDTQEAILYGTTFFDGLIPIVRQRYEYASSEEGRQWILNKFFIENTCHACNGKRLRKEALSVLIEKINITDFTELPISQEYEFIKSLKEKLPSKKMEIVKELIEELEKRLLFLNEVGLGYLTLSRNVKTLSGGEAQRIRLATQIGSGLTGVTYVLDEPTIGLHQSDNEKLIGTLKKLKDLGNTVIVVEHDEDVIKNADYLIDIGPKAGVNGGKVVFQGPISKIKNAKNSITAKYLTGKLKIEVPDKRRKGNGKELVLVGAKHNNLKNLTVTFPLGTFICITGVSGSGKSSLILDTLYPTLMNHLHNSKLPTGAYDYIEGLEYIDKVIAIDQSPIGRTPRSNPATYTKVFDEIRKLFSMTPLAKARGYNSGRFSFNVKGGRCEHCKGQGVIKVEMLFLPDVYVECEVCKGKRYNSETLEVTYKEKNISEILDMTVEEALEFFKNIPSIYSTLSVLNEVGLSYIKLGQPAPTLSGGEAQRVKLASELKKKATGKTIYILDEPTVGLHFDDVKKLIHVLNKLVDKGNTVIVIEHNLDVIKTADYIIDLGPTGGDDGGYIVAKGTPEQIAHSKKSLTGKYLKKILGG from the coding sequence ATGGATTATATTGTAGTAAAAGGCGCAAAAGTTCATAATCTAAAAAACATAACTGTTAAAATTCCAAAAAATAAATTGACAGTTATAACTGGTTTATCGGGCTCAGGAAAAAGTTCTTTAGCCCTTGATACCATTTACATAGAAGGACAGAGAAGATATCTTGAAAGTCTTTCATCATATGCACGGCAATTTATTGGAAACCTAAAAAAACCAGATGTAGAAAGTATAGAAGGCCTTTCTCCTTCCATAGCCATTGATCAAAAGAGTGTATCTCACAATCCACGTTCCACAGTAGGAACGATCACAGAAATTTATGATCTCCTACGCGTGTTGTATGCAAAAATTGGAGAACCCCACTGTTATAAATGTGGTAGAAAACTTGAAAAAATGAGTATTGATGAAATAGTAAAAGACGTATACAAAAATTTTGACGGAAAAAGAATATACGTAGAATCTCCTATTGCAATTGAAAAAAAAGGAACATTCAAAGATGTATTTGAAAAACTTTTAGAAAAAGGTTATGTAAGAGTAGAAGTAGACAACAAAATATACAGAATTGAAGAGGTACCTGAATTAAACAAAAACATAAGACACAATATTTTCTTAGTAGTAGATAGATTAAAATTAAAAGCTGACAAAGATACAAAATACAGAATTTTCGATTCTATAGAACTAGCTCTAAAGGAAGGAAATGGCGTTATATATATAAAAAATATGGATGATAACACTACAAAAATATACTCTGAAAAAATGATGTGCCCTACTTGTGGAATATCCATGCCGGAAATTACTCCAAAACTTTTTTCGTTCAATAGCCCATACGGGGCATGTCAAAGGTGTCATGGCCTGGGATTCACATTAGAAGTTGATCCTGAAAAGGTTATTGATTTTGACAAACCTGTTTTTGAAGCTATCCAAATTGGGCACAAAGAAGATGGATGGATCCCACGAAAGATCAAAAAGATATTAAAAATTTACGGTGGATCTCCCGAAAAACCATTTAGAGAACTTTCCGAAGACACACAAGAAGCTATATTGTATGGTACCACTTTCTTTGATGGACTTATCCCAATTGTCCGCCAAAGATACGAATACGCATCTTCCGAAGAAGGGAGACAATGGATACTAAACAAATTTTTCATAGAAAACACCTGTCATGCATGTAATGGAAAAAGGTTAAGAAAAGAAGCACTATCAGTTTTGATAGAAAAAATAAATATAACTGATTTTACAGAACTTCCCATTTCACAAGAATACGAATTTATCAAATCACTAAAGGAAAAATTACCCTCCAAGAAGATGGAGATAGTAAAAGAATTAATAGAAGAACTAGAAAAAAGGCTTTTATTCTTGAATGAAGTAGGGCTTGGTTATCTTACCCTTTCAAGGAATGTAAAAACTCTATCCGGAGGAGAAGCACAAAGAATAAGACTTGCGACTCAAATTGGATCAGGTTTAACAGGTGTTACATATGTACTTGATGAACCAACTATTGGATTACACCAAAGTGATAATGAAAAATTAATCGGCACTCTAAAAAAGCTCAAAGATTTGGGTAATACTGTAATAGTAGTTGAACACGATGAAGATGTGATTAAAAACGCAGATTACCTTATAGACATTGGCCCTAAAGCCGGGGTAAATGGTGGAAAAGTTGTATTTCAAGGGCCAATATCTAAAATTAAAAACGCAAAAAATTCAATTACTGCAAAGTATCTAACTGGAAAATTAAAAATAGAAGTTCCAGATAAGAGAAGAAAAGGAAATGGAAAAGAACTTGTGCTCGTAGGTGCTAAACACAACAATTTAAAAAACCTCACAGTTACATTTCCATTAGGAACATTTATATGCATTACAGGGGTATCTGGTTCTGGAAAAAGTTCTTTAATTTTAGATACACTATACCCAACATTAATGAATCATCTCCATAACTCAAAATTACCAACAGGTGCATATGATTATATAGAAGGTTTAGAGTATATAGACAAAGTTATTGCAATTGATCAATCTCCAATAGGTAGAACACCAAGAAGTAATCCCGCTACTTATACAAAAGTATTTGATGAAATTAGAAAACTATTTTCAATGACCCCTCTTGCAAAAGCAAGAGGGTATAACTCAGGACGCTTTAGTTTCAACGTAAAAGGTGGAAGGTGTGAACATTGCAAAGGGCAGGGTGTAATAAAGGTTGAAATGTTATTTTTACCAGACGTATACGTTGAATGTGAAGTATGTAAAGGGAAAAGATACAACAGTGAAACTTTAGAAGTTACATACAAGGAAAAAAATATTTCGGAAATATTAGACATGACTGTAGAAGAAGCACTGGAGTTTTTTAAAAACATTCCCAGCATCTACTCTACACTAAGTGTATTAAACGAAGTGGGACTTTCATACATAAAACTTGGGCAACCGGCACCTACTTTATCAGGCGGTGAAGCACAGCGTGTAAAACTTGCATCTGAACTTAAGAAAAAAGCTACTGGAAAAACAATCTACATACTTGATGAACCAACAGTCGGTTTACACTTTGACGATGTCAAAAAATTAATCCATGTACTAAATAAACTTGTTGATAAAGGTAATACTGTAATAGTTATAGAACATAACTTGGATGTAATTAAAACAGCAGACTACATAATAGATTTAGGCCCAACAGGTGGAGATGATGGAGGATATATAGTTGCAAAAGGCACACCTGAACAAATAGCACATTCCAAAAAATCATTAACTGGAAAATATCTAAAAAAAATCCTAGGAGGATAA
- the xerA gene encoding site-specific tyrosine recombinase/integron integrase: MDYLENFRDYLAHVRRHSENTLKAYIKDVRKFFEFTKKNISDIERSDIESFLKALSKGQITGDSPRETTISRYISSLNSFFSYLELSGAISSNPMERIKHPRIRRKIPDFLTEDEVQKLISSFSEENKLRQKTAISLLYFAGLRISELCNLRVSDISFIPPFLRVEMGKGRKDRLVPLPDKVVPLLQKYIDTFNPKIYVFENGKKHVHPSTVFRWIKEGVKKAQIKKDVHPHTLRHSYATHLIRKGVNIKVVQELLGHTNLNTTSIYLHVADQEKFDAVRKL, translated from the coding sequence ATGGATTACCTGGAAAATTTTAGAGATTATCTTGCACACGTTAGAAGACATTCGGAAAATACCCTAAAAGCCTACATAAAAGATGTAAGGAAATTTTTTGAATTTACAAAAAAAAATATTTCAGATATTGAGAGAAGTGACATTGAATCTTTTTTAAAAGCACTATCCAAAGGACAAATTACTGGTGATAGCCCTAGAGAAACTACTATATCAAGATACATATCCAGTTTAAATTCATTTTTTAGCTATCTTGAATTATCCGGTGCAATCTCTTCAAACCCAATGGAAAGAATTAAACATCCAAGAATTAGAAGAAAAATCCCAGATTTTTTGACCGAAGATGAAGTGCAAAAATTAATTTCTTCATTTTCTGAGGAAAATAAGTTACGGCAAAAAACTGCTATCTCTCTTTTATACTTTGCAGGTCTTCGTATAAGTGAACTTTGTAATCTAAGGGTATCGGATATTTCTTTTATTCCACCTTTTTTAAGAGTGGAAATGGGAAAGGGAAGAAAAGATAGATTAGTACCTCTTCCAGATAAGGTAGTTCCACTATTACAAAAATACATTGACACATTTAATCCAAAAATATACGTATTTGAAAACGGAAAAAAACACGTACATCCTTCTACAGTATTCAGATGGATTAAAGAAGGGGTAAAAAAAGCCCAAATAAAAAAAGATGTACATCCACATACTTTAAGACATTCATATGCCACACATTTAATCAGAAAAGGAGTTAACATAAAGGTTGTTCAAGAACTTTTGGGACATACAAATTTAAATACAACCAGCATATACTTACATGTTGCAGACCAAGAAAAATTTGACGCAGTAAGAAAATTATAG